The Solibacillus sp. FSL W7-1464 genome contains a region encoding:
- a CDS encoding ABC transporter permease encodes MNTTQTEQNPSTVRKSNPRAEAFMTVMKRLLKNKAAVVGGIIIIFIILVGILGPFVVKTDPNAQNILNKLQPPSKEHWFGTDNFGRDIFSRIVNGTKLTLTVGFLSVFIGGIIGVVIGIVAGYYGGAIDTITMRLMDILLAFPGILLALAIVSVLGGSLINVIIAVGIFSIPAFARIVRGSTLQVKKLEYIDAVKALGASDIRIIFKHILPNILSPIIVQATMRVATAILTASGLAFLGLGAKPPAAEWGAMLSDGRAFMHSAGHMVLIPGMMIVIVVLAFNIFGDGLRDALDPKMKQ; translated from the coding sequence TTGAACACAACACAAACAGAGCAAAATCCTTCTACTGTGAGAAAAAGCAATCCCCGGGCAGAAGCTTTTATGACAGTCATGAAGCGTTTATTGAAAAACAAAGCGGCTGTAGTTGGTGGAATTATTATTATTTTCATCATTTTAGTAGGTATACTAGGGCCATTTGTAGTAAAGACAGATCCAAATGCTCAAAATATTTTAAACAAATTACAGCCACCTTCAAAAGAACATTGGTTTGGTACTGATAACTTTGGCCGGGACATTTTCTCCCGTATTGTTAACGGAACAAAGCTTACGTTAACTGTAGGATTTTTATCCGTATTTATTGGCGGAATTATCGGAGTTGTAATAGGAATTGTAGCTGGTTACTATGGAGGGGCAATAGATACAATTACGATGCGTCTGATGGATATTTTATTGGCATTTCCTGGTATTTTACTGGCGCTTGCGATTGTATCAGTATTAGGGGGCAGTTTAATAAACGTAATTATTGCGGTAGGGATATTCTCGATACCAGCATTCGCACGTATTGTTCGTGGATCGACCTTACAAGTGAAAAAGCTCGAGTACATTGATGCAGTTAAAGCACTCGGTGCATCGGATATCCGCATCATCTTTAAACATATTTTACCGAACATTTTGTCGCCTATTATTGTTCAGGCAACGATGCGTGTTGCAACAGCAATATTGACTGCTTCCGGTTTGGCGTTCCTTGGTTTAGGTGCAAAGCCGCCAGCAGCGGAATGGGGTGCAATGTTAAGTGATGGACGTGCGTTTATGCATAGTGCGGGCCATATGGTATTAATTCCTGGAATGATGATTGTAATTGTAGTTTTGGCATTTAACATTTTTGGTGACGGGTTACGTGATGCACTTGATCCGAAGATGAAACAATAG
- a CDS encoding glutathione ABC transporter substrate-binding protein, with amino-acid sequence MSFSKKSLWMLLLTFTLALVLAACAGGDDSEDTSTDSGDTGTETNTDSGNTEEAAAGGDLIIAELSDASSLDPHGSNDVPSSNVQSNLYETLVNRNADGELVPGLAESWTQVDDVTWEFKLKQGVTFHDGEEFNAEAVKASFDRLLDPEVASPRAFLFEMVTEIKVVDESTVQFVTEYPFSPLLAHLTHNGGSIISPKSIEEDYAALKADSSLKAGTVIGTNPVGTGPFKFESWTPGTEIKLVKFEEYAGTPANIDSVTFKVVPESATRVAELQSGYAHIIGAVEPGQVANVNSFEGASVLETASSSLTYLGFNTEKEPFNDPKVRQAISKAIDRPTLIEGIYEGFGIPAISPLAPGIFGYTEDVTSMAYNMDEAKALLEEAGYADGFKTTIWTNDNPARQQVAIVLQENLKKLNIEAEIEVMEFGSYLEKTAAGEHDMFILGWSNPTGDADYGLYALFHSSQHGDPGNRSFYTSEKVDELLEKGRREADSSAREAIYKEALQLISDESPMAFVLHPYTLTGVSDKVSGFNVGTDSIYQLRDVKISE; translated from the coding sequence ATGTCATTTTCTAAAAAGTCGCTATGGATGCTACTTCTTACATTTACACTTGCACTTGTGCTAGCTGCATGTGCTGGTGGAGATGATTCAGAAGACACATCAACAGATAGCGGAGACACTGGAACTGAAACAAATACTGACTCTGGTAATACCGAGGAAGCTGCGGCTGGCGGCGACTTAATTATCGCCGAGTTATCTGATGCAAGCTCATTGGATCCACATGGTTCAAATGACGTACCATCATCTAACGTACAATCAAACCTTTATGAAACATTAGTAAACCGTAATGCAGACGGTGAATTAGTACCTGGTCTAGCAGAATCTTGGACTCAAGTAGACGATGTAACTTGGGAATTCAAGCTTAAACAAGGTGTTACTTTCCATGACGGTGAAGAATTTAATGCAGAAGCAGTAAAGGCATCATTCGACCGTTTATTAGATCCAGAAGTTGCATCTCCACGTGCTTTCTTATTTGAGATGGTAACAGAAATTAAAGTAGTAGATGAATCTACTGTTCAATTTGTAACTGAATACCCATTCTCACCATTACTTGCTCACTTAACGCACAATGGTGGTAGTATTATTTCACCTAAATCTATTGAAGAAGATTATGCTGCACTGAAAGCTGATTCATCACTTAAAGCTGGCACTGTAATCGGTACAAATCCGGTTGGTACTGGTCCATTCAAATTTGAAAGCTGGACTCCAGGTACTGAAATTAAATTAGTTAAATTTGAAGAATACGCTGGCACTCCAGCAAACATTGATTCTGTAACATTCAAAGTAGTACCTGAAAGCGCTACTCGTGTTGCGGAATTACAATCAGGTTATGCACACATTATCGGTGCAGTTGAGCCTGGTCAAGTAGCAAATGTTAATAGTTTTGAGGGCGCTTCTGTATTAGAAACAGCTTCTTCATCTTTAACATACCTTGGTTTCAACACTGAAAAGGAACCTTTCAATGATCCAAAAGTACGTCAGGCAATTTCTAAAGCAATCGATCGTCCGACATTAATCGAAGGTATTTATGAAGGCTTTGGTATTCCTGCTATCTCACCATTAGCTCCTGGTATTTTCGGATACACAGAAGATGTAACTTCGATGGCATACAACATGGATGAAGCGAAAGCATTACTTGAAGAAGCAGGTTATGCGGACGGCTTTAAAACAACAATCTGGACAAATGACAACCCGGCTCGTCAACAAGTTGCAATTGTTTTACAAGAGAACCTGAAAAAATTAAACATTGAAGCTGAAATCGAAGTAATGGAATTCGGCTCATACTTGGAAAAAACAGCTGCCGGCGAGCACGATATGTTCATCTTAGGCTGGTCTAACCCAACTGGTGATGCGGACTACGGTCTATATGCATTATTCCACTCTTCACAACATGGTGACCCAGGTAACCGTTCATTCTACACAAGTGAAAAAGTAGATGAACTATTAGAAAAAGGTCGTCGTGAAGCTGATTCATCTGCACGTGAAGCAATCTACAAAGAAGCATTACAACTGATTTCAGACGAGTCGCCAATGGCATTCGTATTACACCCATATACTTTAACTGGTGTATCTGATAAAGTTTCCGGCTTCAATGTTGGTACTGACAGCATCTATCAATTACGTGACGTTAAAATTAGCGAGTAA